From a single Rosa rugosa chromosome 7, drRosRugo1.1, whole genome shotgun sequence genomic region:
- the LOC133721882 gene encoding zinc finger protein JACKDAW, whose translation MMSGDGYSLIPSAMEGFDHQLNPANPSQKSNPVVKKKRNLPGTPDPDAEVIALSPTTLMATNRFICEICNKGFQRDQNLQLHRRGHNLPWKLRQRTNKDVIKKKVYICPEKTCVHHDPSRALGDLTGIKKHFSRKHGEKKWKCEKCSKKYAVQSDWKAHSKTCGTREYKCDCGTLFSRKDSFITHRAFCDALTEESARLTSAAAAATNLNFGNDPTVNNTMINSQAVQDVSQISDFDKPSRLSFWLNQQPNNLNVMDMAAANPNNLYEMVQMGSATSLFGSNSMSNFGASTSTSSANLSLSSPIGLKDQEVRNIKANIISKPPAAPMSATALLQKAAQLGSTRSGNQPLSGSSVGVMTSPSSSNTMSFNSRSNELNQLFQSSTTTSSNLVSSLSCSSNSLEQVMKFGGANSNAIDHQNSLTRDFLGVGDRQIHNRQFLPHELAKFGSMSSAAMGLSPFTGNH comes from the exons ATGATGTCCGGTGATGGCTATTCACTTATACCTTCTGCCATGGAAGGGTTCGATCATCAATTGAACCCAGCAAACCCTAGCCAGAAATCCAATCCTGTGGTCAAGAAGAAGCGGAATCTACCAGGAACGCCAG ATCCAGATGCCGAGGTTATTGCCTTATCTCCCACCACACTTATGGCAACGAACAGATTCATCTGCGAGATATGCAACAAGGGTTTCCAAAGGGACCAGAACTTACAGCTTCATCGAAGAGGTCACAATCTTCCATGGAAGCTTAGACAAAGAACGAACAAGGATGTGATCAAGAAGAAGGTCTACATTTGCCCCGAGAAGACCTGCGTCCACCACGATCCTTCGAGAGCTCTTGGAGACCTTACCGGAATCAAGAAGCATTTCAGCCGGAAACACGGCGAGAAGAAGTGGAAGTGCGAGAAGTGTTCGAAGAAATACGCAGTCCAATCGGATTGGAAAGCTCACTCCAAGACCTGCGGGACTAGGGAGTATAAGTGCGACTGTGGAACTCTATTTTCCAG GAAAGATAGCTTCATCACGCATAGAGCATTTTGTGATGCCCTAACTGAAGAGAGTGCTAGGCTCACTTCAGCTGCAGCAGCTGCTACAAATCTCAACTTTGGAAATGATCCTACAGTAAACAACACCATGATTAATTCTCAAGCTGTTCAAGATGTTTCTCAAATCTCTGATTTCGACAAGCCCAGCAGATTATCGTTTTGGCTGAATCAGCAGCCAAACAATCTCAATGTGATGGACATGGCAGCTGCAAATCCTAATAATCTGTATGAAATGGTGCAAATGGGATCTGCCACTAGTCTATTTGGCTCAAATTCTATGTCCAATTTCGGTGCCTCTACTTCAACAAGTTCTGCGAATCTCTCCTTATCATCACCGATAGGACTAAAAGATCAAGAAGTCAGAAATATTAAAGCCAACATTATAAGCAAGCCGCCAGCAGCGCCCATGTCCGCCACAGCGCTGCTGCAGAAAGCGGCCCAGTTGGGCTCTACTCGAAGCGGCAACCAACCGCTTTCGGGCAGCAGCGTAGGTGTAATGACCTCGCCTTCTTCCTCAAACACAATGAGCTTCAACAGCAGGTCAAATGAGCTTAACCAACTTTTTCAATCGAGCACTACTACTTCATCGAATCTGGTTAGCTCGTTAAGTTGTTCATCGAATAGTCTCGAACAGGTAATGAAATTCGGTGGCGCAAATTCGAATGCGATTGATCATCAGAATAGTCTAACTAGAGACTTTTTGGGCGTGGGAGATCGTCAAATTCATAATAGGCAGTTCTTGCCACATGAGCTAGCCAAGTTTGGTTCGATGAGTTCAGCTGCTATGGGATTGAGTCCATTCACTGGCAACCACTGA